In Salvelinus fontinalis isolate EN_2023a chromosome 25, ASM2944872v1, whole genome shotgun sequence, one genomic interval encodes:
- the LOC129823219 gene encoding claudin-11-like gives MAHVCRQLSGSVASFAGWVGIIIATATNDWVRTCDYTVTTCVRMDELGARGLWAECVISPSLYHCVTLNHILTLPAYIQTCRALMVCACLMGLPAMGLVLMSMPCVRLGDEIPATKLRHGMVGGALTFIVALCGLVSTIWFPIGAHAEEGLMSFGISLYTGWVGSALCLLGSFMILCCCGDNPSATPQRQQNSYYYSRQAGGADTPINLAATAVVTGNHAKSAHV, from the exons ATGGCACATGTGTGCAGACAGCTGAGTGGGAGCGTGGCCAGCTTTGCAGGCTGGGTAGGTATCATCATCGCCACGGCCACCAACGACTGGGTGCGCACCTGCGACTACACTGTCACCACCTGTGTGCGCATGGACGAGCTGGGCGCGCGAGGCCTCTGGGCAGAGTGTGtcatctctccctcactctaccACTGTGTCACGCTCAACCATATCCTCACACtgccag cATACATCCAGACATGCCGTGCGTTGATGGTGTGTGCGTGCCTAATGGGGCTTCCTGCGATGGGGCTGGTGCTGATGTCCATGCCCTGTGTCAGACTCGGAGATGAGATCCCCGCTACCAAACTACGCCACGGCATGGTCGGGGGTGCTCTCACCTTTATTGTGG ctctctGTGGATTGGTGTCGACCATCTGGTTTCCTATTGGTGCTCACGCAGAGGAGGGTCTGATGTCATTCGGCATCTCACTGTACACCGGATGGGTCGGCTCCGCCCTCTGCCTCCTGGGGAGCTTCATGATTTTGTGTTGCTGCGGTGACAACCCCTCGGCAACCCCCCAAAGGCAGCAGAACAGCTACTACTACTCCAGACAGGCAGGGGGCGCCGACACACCCATCAACCTTGCCGCTACCGCCGTAGTCACGGGCAACCACGCCAAGAGCGCACATGTATAA